Proteins encoded by one window of Tissierella sp.:
- a CDS encoding MutS-related protein, whose product MRFMDESTKESLDFQYILNKISTLTPYGMMYKSRLKEFEVHRKNELMEELDKLEKFIPLVENKDIRREFNNIFAHIKDLRTSVKRTMEGFILTEVELFEIKNFLFLVKDLDLLIKQNNIPVFDDTEIRPILSLEKALDPENTGISTFYIYDAYSMELRDIREKKRNADKEIKLEKKEIKEKIKDELNIDLRPDSSIVIPKDRKDLIEKVEEYPYLTYVSETYMNIKFAIKPSEKMTLLERQILILKDREEKEELRIREELSKEVNKRRKEIFRNMSHIGKLDLILGKAKFALDIDGIKPQITEEHSVEIQDGIHPKVADFLKTKGLSFTPISIALREGVACITGANMGGKTISLKLVGLLSAMAQYGLFVPAKSMKLGLNNFIKSSIGDMQSTDSGLSTFGGEIKIVGEAISMADEKGIILIDELARGTNPEEGYAISKAIVAYLKEKKSITLLTTHYDNVANLDNVAHLQVVGLSKLDFGDLALEISKEDKLDIINKHMDYRLKVVKNQEEVPKDALNIARIMGLNKEVLKLAESFLK is encoded by the coding sequence ATGAGATTTATGGATGAAAGTACAAAAGAATCTTTAGATTTTCAATATATATTAAATAAAATATCTACTCTTACACCATACGGAATGATGTATAAAAGTAGATTAAAGGAATTTGAAGTCCACAGAAAGAATGAATTGATGGAAGAATTAGATAAACTTGAAAAGTTTATTCCATTAGTTGAAAACAAGGACATAAGAAGGGAGTTTAACAATATCTTTGCTCATATAAAGGATTTAAGAACCTCGGTGAAAAGAACAATGGAGGGCTTTATTCTTACAGAAGTTGAGCTATTTGAGATTAAAAACTTTCTTTTTTTAGTTAAAGACTTAGACTTATTAATAAAACAAAATAATATTCCAGTATTTGATGATACTGAAATAAGACCAATACTATCTCTAGAGAAAGCCCTAGACCCTGAGAACACAGGGATATCAACCTTTTATATATATGATGCATATTCAATGGAATTAAGAGATATAAGAGAGAAAAAAAGGAACGCAGATAAAGAAATAAAGCTAGAGAAAAAAGAAATAAAGGAAAAGATAAAGGATGAACTAAATATCGACCTAAGACCCGATTCTTCCATTGTCATACCAAAGGATAGAAAGGATTTAATTGAGAAAGTAGAAGAGTATCCTTATCTTACTTATGTATCAGAAACCTATATGAACATAAAATTCGCTATTAAGCCTTCGGAAAAAATGACCTTGCTTGAAAGACAAATCCTCATCTTAAAGGATAGAGAAGAAAAAGAAGAACTAAGAATAAGAGAAGAATTGTCCAAGGAAGTAAATAAGAGAAGGAAAGAAATCTTTAGAAATATGTCCCATATAGGAAAATTAGACTTAATATTAGGAAAAGCAAAATTTGCTTTAGATATAGATGGTATAAAACCACAAATAACTGAAGAACATAGTGTAGAAATTCAAGATGGAATCCATCCCAAGGTAGCAGATTTCTTAAAGACTAAGGGACTAAGCTTTACACCTATATCTATAGCCCTAAGAGAAGGAGTAGCCTGTATCACAGGAGCTAATATGGGAGGAAAGACCATCAGCTTAAAACTAGTAGGGCTATTGTCAGCCATGGCACAATATGGACTTTTTGTTCCAGCTAAATCTATGAAACTAGGACTTAATAATTTTATTAAATCCTCCATAGGAGATATGCAATCAACTGACTCAGGACTTTCCACCTTCGGGGGAGAGATCAAAATAGTTGGAGAAGCCATATCAATGGCAGATGAAAAGGGCATAATCCTCATAGATGAATTAGCAAGAGGCACAAATCCAGAGGAAGGCTATGCAATATCAAAGGCAATCGTAGCATATCTCAAGGAGAAAAAATCAATTACATTACTAACTACCCATTATGATAATGTGGCTAATTTAGATAATGTAGCCCACCTCCAAGTAGTAGGACTATCCAAATTGGACTTTGGAGACCTAGCACTGGAAATCTCCAAAGAAGATAAATTGGACATAATCAATAAACATATGGACTACAGACTAAAAGTAGTAAAAAACCAAGAAGAAGTCCCCAAAGACGCACTAAACATAGCAAGAATAATGGGACTAAATAAAGAAGTGCTTAAGCTAGCAGAAAGTTTTTTAAAATAA